A DNA window from Zingiber officinale cultivar Zhangliang chromosome 3A, Zo_v1.1, whole genome shotgun sequence contains the following coding sequences:
- the LOC122052053 gene encoding beta-1,3-galactosyltransferase 7-like codes for MRGRSGGGCDRRMSHRWMIILCSCSFALGMLLTDKFWAFPDANSPIISNRRRQEQELKIISEDCTTKRKHEEDKDVMGEVSKTHEAIQSLDKAISTLQMELAAKRSSRELIGTDGSPTADPLTEHRRKAFVVIGVNTAFSSRKRRDSVRATWMPQGEKLQQLEHEKGIVIRFTIGHSATSNSILDKAIDSEEAQHNDLLRLDHVEGYHELSAKTKIFFSTAVTIWDAEFFVKVDDDVHVNLGMLATTLARHRSKPRTYIGCMKSGPVLSDKNVKYHEPESWKFGEEGNKYFRHATGQIYAISKDLATYISINQPILHKYANEDVSLGSWFIGLEVEHIDERSMCCGTPPDCEWKAQAGNVCVASFDWSCSGICKSVEKMKDVHERCGEGDGVWSALF; via the exons ATGCGGGGGAGGAGCGGCGGCGGTTGTGATAGGAGAATGTCGCATCGATGGATGATCATCCTCTGCTCTTGTAGCTTCGCTCTCGGGATGCTTCTCACTGACAA GTTTTGGGCGTTTCCGGATGCAAACAGCCCGATCATCTCGAATAGGCGAAGGCAGGAACAAGAGCTCAAgatcatctcggaagattgtacCACCAAAAGG AAGCATGAGGAAGATAAGGATGTTATGGGCGAAGTGAGCAAAACACACGAGGCGATTCA ATCTCTGGACAAGGCGATCTCCACGCTTCAAATGGAGTTGGCTGCGAAGAGGAGCTCGAGGGAGTTGATCGGCACAGATGGCTCACCGACGGCAGATCCTTTGACTGAACATAGGAGGAAGGCTTTTGTTGTGATTGGCGTAAATACTGCGTTCAGTAGCAGGAAGAGAAGGGACTCGGTGAGAGCGACATGGATGCCACAAG GCGAAAAGCTCCAACAGTTAGAACATGAAAAGGGAATTGTGATTCGATTCACAATCGGCCATAG CGCTACATCTAACAGCATTCTGGATAAGGCTATCGATTCGGAGGAAGCTCAGCACAATGACTTGCTCAGGCTG GATCATGTTGAAGGTTACCATGAACTTTCTGCGAAAACAAAAATATTCTTTTCAACTGCTGTCACAATTTGGGACGCTGAGTTCTTTGTCAAAGTGGATGATGATGTTCATGTGAATCTAG GCATGCTAGCCACGACTCTTGCTCGACATAGATCCAAACCGAGAACCTACATAGGGTGTATGAAGTCTGGGCCAGTACTGTCTGACAA GAATGTGAAGTACCACGAACCCGAATCCTGGAAGTTCGGAGAAGAAGGAAACAAGTACTTCCGCCATGCAACCGGACAGATTTATGCTATCTCAAAGGATCTAGCTACATATATCTCGATCAACCA GCCGATACTACATAAGTATGCCAATGAAGATGTATCACTAGGTTCGTGGTTTATTGGGCTGGAAGTTGAACACATCGATGAGAGGAGTATGTGCTGTGGAACTCCTCCAG ATTGCGAGTGGAAAGCCCAGGCAGGAAATGTTTGCGTTGCATCGTTTGACTGGAGTTGCAGTGGTATATGCAAATCAGTGGAGAAGATGAAGGATGTTCATGAAAGGTGTGGCGAAGGAGATGGAGTGTGGAGTGCTTTGTTCTAA